A part of Kitasatospora acidiphila genomic DNA contains:
- a CDS encoding MFS transporter encodes MNAVRTLLTTERARPELVRESRWAWRLAVGTVCFGAFMGQLDASIVTLTYQPLRTDFHAGPAGVEWVSLSYLLTLAALLVPIGRLSDVRGRKLMYLYGFAVFTAASAACGLAPTLAALVLFRVVQAIGAALLQANSVALVTTSAPPGRMRAALGMQAAGQALGLALGPTIGGVLVGALDWRWVFWVNVPVGVLALAAGHYLLPRTRQCAAATRIDRPGVLLLAAASTAALLALSVASGLGLPAWSAALLGAAALLTGWAFLRRQARCPHPLIDLALLRERRLGPGLFGGLCGYLVLFGPLVLVPAALAHRGGSPLATGLVLTALPLGFALAATAAERMLPPGWSDRQRGRAGALGGVAGLVLLVVLPADAALLPLPLALLGLSLGVYIPANNTQVMRSIPSSAAGTGGGMVNMARSLGTAVGVAAVTLALHLVPGPAAGPRAAAATLLAFAVLALATTRTRPGP; translated from the coding sequence GTGAACGCGGTGCGCACACTGCTCACCACCGAGCGCGCCCGGCCCGAGCTGGTCCGGGAGTCCCGATGGGCCTGGCGGCTCGCGGTGGGCACGGTCTGCTTCGGCGCCTTCATGGGCCAGCTGGACGCCAGCATCGTCACCCTCACCTACCAGCCGCTGCGCACCGACTTCCACGCCGGCCCGGCCGGCGTGGAGTGGGTCTCGCTCTCCTACCTGCTCACCCTGGCCGCCCTGCTGGTCCCGATCGGCCGGCTCTCCGACGTGCGCGGCCGCAAGCTGATGTACCTCTACGGCTTCGCGGTCTTCACCGCCGCCTCGGCCGCCTGCGGACTGGCCCCCACGCTGGCCGCGCTGGTGCTGTTCCGGGTGGTGCAGGCGATCGGCGCCGCGCTGCTCCAGGCCAACAGCGTCGCCCTGGTGACCACCAGCGCACCGCCGGGCCGGATGCGCGCCGCGCTCGGCATGCAGGCGGCCGGCCAGGCGCTGGGGCTGGCGCTCGGCCCGACCATCGGCGGCGTGCTGGTCGGCGCGCTCGACTGGCGCTGGGTCTTCTGGGTCAACGTCCCGGTCGGTGTGCTGGCCCTGGCGGCCGGCCACTACCTGCTGCCGCGCACCCGGCAGTGCGCCGCCGCCACCAGGATCGACCGGCCGGGCGTGCTGCTGCTGGCCGCCGCCAGCACCGCCGCGCTGCTCGCCCTCTCGGTGGCCTCCGGGCTGGGCCTGCCGGCCTGGTCGGCGGCGCTGCTCGGGGCGGCCGCGCTGCTGACCGGGTGGGCGTTCCTGCGTCGCCAGGCCCGCTGCCCGCACCCGCTGATCGATCTGGCGCTGCTCCGGGAGCGGCGGCTCGGCCCCGGCCTGTTCGGCGGGCTCTGCGGCTATCTGGTGCTGTTCGGCCCGCTGGTGCTGGTGCCGGCCGCACTGGCGCACCGAGGCGGCTCACCGCTGGCCACCGGCCTGGTGCTGACCGCGCTGCCACTGGGGTTCGCGCTGGCCGCGACTGCGGCCGAGCGGATGCTCCCGCCCGGCTGGAGCGACCGGCAGCGCGGCCGGGCCGGCGCGCTGGGCGGCGTGGCGGGGCTGGTCCTGCTGGTGGTGCTGCCCGCCGACGCCGCACTGCTGCCGCTGCCGCTCGCCCTGCTCGGGCTGTCGCTGGGCGTCTACATCCCGGCCAACAACACCCAGGTGATGCGGTCGATACCGAGCTCGGCGGCCGGCACCGGCGGCGGCATGGTCAACATGGCCCGCAGCCTGGGCACCGCGGTGGGTGTCGCGGCGGTCACCCTGGCGCTGCACCTGGTGCCCGGGCCGGCCGCCGGCCCGCGCG
- a CDS encoding VOC family protein, whose amino-acid sequence MIDSTMTIRVARPSRDLAAAERFYVDGLGLGVLWRTTERVSGEHDLLMVGPAGGAWHFELTHDPENPLDPTPTVDDLFVVYLGTPVDEKLIERLLAAGGTRVPAHNPYWDRYGVTVADPDGYRLVLCSRGWSA is encoded by the coding sequence ATGATTGATTCGACGATGACCATCCGGGTGGCCAGGCCGTCCCGGGATCTGGCCGCGGCCGAGCGCTTCTACGTCGACGGGCTCGGCCTCGGCGTGCTCTGGCGGACCACCGAACGGGTCTCGGGTGAGCACGATCTGCTGATGGTCGGCCCGGCAGGCGGCGCCTGGCACTTCGAGCTCACCCACGATCCGGAGAATCCGCTCGACCCCACGCCCACGGTGGACGACCTGTTCGTGGTCTACCTCGGCACACCGGTCGACGAGAAGCTGATCGAGCGCCTGCTCGCCGCCGGCGGCACCCGGGTGCCCGCCCACAACCCCTACTGGGACCGCTACGGCGTCACCGTCGCCGACCCGGACGGCTACCGCCTGGTGCTCTGCTCGCGCGGCTGGTCTGCCTGA
- a CDS encoding GHMP family kinase ATP-binding protein has protein sequence MDVRQAIDSGRAVDTMELVAHAAAHGSLGELWQGPVPYRNSERIGLVTLPILRHSYASFYAGGGADGPFAPLTAKRQLAITLYARRYGVAEPTGYWEFTSDLPIGHGMSSSTADVVAVLRCLDMIFDNAEDPEVTRSILGRIERSDPIYRDQYCLYLSGAQVAVREYESSISYNVCYTYAGAPVRTRDFDEPYLLREYRERIGDYRESLRRLDDALVRQDAAAVAAEATESARLAQAYLPNPLVGDLLRDHRELGGIGVIRAHTGTVAGILFDSGPDGARRTEVSRYFLARGRRCYFTRGGYPLV, from the coding sequence ATGGACGTTAGGCAGGCCATCGACTCCGGTCGCGCGGTCGACACCATGGAACTGGTCGCCCATGCCGCCGCCCACGGCTCACTGGGTGAATTGTGGCAGGGGCCGGTGCCGTACCGGAATTCCGAGCGCATCGGCCTGGTCACCCTTCCGATCCTCAGGCACAGTTATGCCAGCTTCTACGCCGGCGGTGGCGCGGACGGTCCATTTGCGCCGCTCACCGCGAAGCGGCAGCTGGCCATCACCCTCTATGCCCGCAGGTACGGTGTGGCCGAGCCGACCGGGTACTGGGAGTTCACCTCGGACCTTCCGATCGGCCACGGGATGTCCAGCTCGACGGCCGATGTGGTCGCGGTGCTCAGGTGCCTTGACATGATCTTCGACAATGCCGAGGATCCCGAGGTCACCCGGTCGATCCTCGGCCGGATCGAGCGGTCCGATCCGATTTACCGGGACCAGTACTGCCTTTATCTGAGCGGTGCCCAGGTGGCCGTTCGGGAGTACGAGTCCAGCATTTCCTACAACGTCTGCTACACCTATGCGGGAGCCCCGGTCCGCACCCGGGACTTCGACGAGCCGTACCTGTTGCGCGAGTACCGCGAGCGGATCGGCGACTATCGGGAGTCGCTGCGGCGCCTCGATGACGCGCTGGTCCGGCAGGACGCGGCGGCGGTGGCCGCGGAAGCCACCGAGTCGGCCCGGCTGGCGCAGGCATATCTGCCGAATCCGCTGGTCGGCGATCTACTGCGGGATCATCGGGAACTCGGTGGGATCGGTGTGATCCGGGCGCACACCGGAACCGTGGCGGGAATCCTCTTCGACTCCGGTCCGGATGGTGCACGACGCACCGAGGTGAGCCGCTACTTCTTGGCCCGTGGACGGCGATGTTACTTCACCCGAGGGGGCTATCCTCTTGTTTGA
- a CDS encoding pyridoxal-phosphate dependent enzyme has translation MFDHISDAYAQPALVRLRPGLYGLRFESMKVASALGAVRQLMADGVIEPGDTLVDSSSGVYAYALALACRRYGFSCHIVASPIVDPTLKAQLRLLGATVDQPSQTDDPSQDQAGRVERVKEYVKNNERAHWMRQYHDRVHYHGYTIAARQITDGLAADRITLVGGVGSGASTGGLSTALRQSGVDVEVAGVQPFGSVSFGSQDVEDPEFLIAGLGSGIFFGNIDYSAYRTIHWLDFSYARSGSVELLRDHCVFAGLSSGASYVVADWHATRLGGDERHPVVFVIPDTGHRYVQAVYNESPVVTRDRAPLAIDGPESLRLPWCLTDWEHHGHRFSRPEADPS, from the coding sequence TTGTTTGACCACATTTCCGATGCCTATGCGCAGCCGGCCCTGGTGCGGTTGCGCCCCGGGCTCTACGGGCTGCGCTTCGAATCCATGAAGGTGGCGTCCGCACTCGGAGCGGTGCGGCAGCTGATGGCCGACGGGGTCATCGAACCGGGGGACACCCTGGTGGACAGCTCCAGCGGCGTCTACGCCTATGCGCTGGCGCTCGCCTGCCGGCGGTACGGCTTCTCCTGCCACATCGTGGCCTCACCCATCGTCGATCCGACGCTGAAGGCCCAACTGCGCCTCCTGGGCGCCACGGTGGACCAGCCCAGTCAGACCGACGACCCGTCGCAGGACCAGGCCGGGCGCGTCGAACGGGTCAAGGAGTACGTGAAGAACAACGAGCGCGCCCACTGGATGCGCCAGTACCACGACCGGGTGCACTACCACGGCTACACCATCGCGGCCCGGCAGATCACCGACGGCCTCGCCGCGGACCGGATCACGCTGGTGGGCGGCGTCGGCTCCGGGGCGTCCACCGGTGGTCTGTCAACCGCCTTGCGGCAGTCCGGTGTTGACGTAGAGGTCGCCGGTGTCCAGCCGTTCGGCAGCGTCTCCTTCGGCAGCCAGGACGTGGAGGACCCGGAGTTCCTGATAGCCGGCCTCGGCAGCGGCATCTTCTTCGGCAACATCGACTACTCGGCCTACCGCACCATCCACTGGCTGGACTTCAGCTACGCGCGCTCCGGCAGCGTCGAACTCCTGCGTGACCACTGCGTCTTCGCGGGCCTCTCCAGCGGCGCCTCCTACGTGGTGGCGGACTGGCACGCCACCCGCCTCGGCGGCGACGAGCGCCACCCCGTTGTCTTCGTGATCCCGGACACCGGCCACCGCTACGTCCAGGCCGTCTACAACGAATCGCCCGTCGTCACCCGGGACCGGGCGCCGCTGGCGATCGACGGACCCGAAAGCCTCCGACTGCCCTGGTGCCTGACGGACTGGGAACACCACGGCCACCGCTTCTCCCGGCCCGAAGCCGACCCGTCGTGA
- a CDS encoding ATP-grasp domain-containing protein — protein MTRVVMLEALAFGLDRISAAGRRMGVELYLFTFDRPYYQRQLASDDYIRVVDVDTFDRDAVRAALDKAGPVAGLVSNTDTWARTAELLAQERGFANVLTDTERLRDKNWVRNRVVEAGLSRGRAVRGSDWEPERHGEQADAFVVKDAAGTGSRHVLFADTAAAVGAAIRALAAQGVEPGRITVEPYFHGPLYSAETYTTRAGTVLFGVNSRTVSELPQFRELDLSYPVGRGSVWEQSVRRWAADVLARIGRGIGPSHIEFVDTAHGFELVEVNARLGGGRIGEGILRATGFDPFQLLLHQALQADLGDGALRAAQVGATAGGFAQVLKYAARTGPLGSIDGTGQLARFPGEVEWHPVKDPQSVIDGVEDQRGCYGFLTALGPSPEAALQRAHAAARQIRVERPDRDGHRCG, from the coding sequence GTGACCAGGGTGGTCATGCTGGAGGCCCTGGCCTTCGGACTCGACCGGATCTCGGCAGCCGGCCGCCGCATGGGCGTCGAACTCTACCTCTTCACCTTCGACCGACCTTACTACCAGCGGCAGTTGGCCTCGGACGACTACATCCGGGTGGTCGATGTCGACACCTTCGACCGCGATGCCGTCCGGGCCGCCCTGGACAAGGCGGGCCCGGTGGCGGGGCTGGTGTCCAACACGGACACCTGGGCCAGGACCGCCGAACTGCTCGCCCAGGAGCGCGGTTTCGCCAACGTCCTGACGGACACCGAGCGGCTGCGCGACAAGAACTGGGTCAGGAACCGGGTGGTGGAGGCGGGCCTGAGCCGTGGCCGGGCCGTTCGGGGGTCCGACTGGGAGCCGGAGCGGCACGGCGAGCAGGCCGACGCGTTCGTGGTCAAGGACGCCGCCGGGACCGGGAGCCGGCACGTCCTGTTCGCGGACACGGCCGCGGCGGTCGGTGCCGCGATCCGGGCCCTGGCCGCGCAGGGAGTCGAGCCGGGGCGGATCACCGTGGAGCCGTACTTCCACGGCCCGCTGTACAGCGCCGAGACCTACACCACGCGGGCCGGAACGGTGCTGTTCGGCGTCAACAGCCGTACCGTGTCCGAGCTTCCGCAGTTCCGCGAGCTCGACCTGAGCTACCCGGTCGGACGCGGCAGCGTCTGGGAGCAGTCCGTCCGCCGCTGGGCCGCCGACGTACTGGCGCGGATCGGCCGCGGCATCGGGCCCTCCCACATCGAATTCGTGGACACCGCGCACGGGTTCGAGCTGGTGGAGGTGAACGCCCGACTCGGCGGCGGACGGATCGGCGAGGGGATCCTGCGGGCGACCGGATTCGATCCGTTCCAACTGCTGCTCCACCAAGCGCTGCAGGCCGACCTCGGGGACGGTGCGCTGCGGGCGGCCCAGGTCGGCGCCACCGCCGGCGGGTTCGCCCAGGTGCTCAAGTACGCCGCGCGGACCGGGCCGTTGGGGAGCATCGACGGCACCGGGCAGCTAGCGCGGTTCCCCGGCGAGGTGGAGTGGCATCCGGTGAAGGACCCGCAGTCGGTCATCGACGGTGTCGAGGACCAGCGCGGCTGCTACGGCTTCCTGACGGCCCTCGGACCGTCGCCCGAAGCCGCACTGCAGCGCGCGCACGCCGCCGCCCGGCAGATCCGGGTGGAGCGGCCCGACCGGGACGGCCACCGATGCGGCTGA
- a CDS encoding MFS transporter: MRLTASARRFRLPAWCTRPVLVLLLASFISSVGVLLFAPYLALYLHRDEGLPAGLAGIVLGLSYWSTRAVGLVAGGLADRFGPVRVMVAGNAVRAVGVLLLTGTSPLQITLAVLLVGGGAGLFFPISKACLLRLVDSESQLKALAARNVCANAGVAIGPLAGMAVFAHGPALLLDAAAVVFGGLTLVLLVVPEGPRRPAGVSYWSSVARVLASRTVIVAVLATTVLGAAIVQLESAFPLLAGQGAPATVGILFLVNAGMVIVAQPALVKAVARFSARSSMSGGLLCFAVSFAVAAAAGGRWLWLAAAVVVFSIAEVWVSLWIDDLVRREGADNAATIYGISGLGDAFGGLAGAMVGGVLVAADSGLVPGVRNSYWLLGAAVLVAMAIGQLLLPRDQLKHGRSAEGRSAEDRSAESPPKESPPKESPPKESPPKESPPKELPSEQREASL, from the coding sequence ATGCGGCTGACCGCGTCGGCCCGGCGGTTCCGGCTGCCCGCCTGGTGCACCAGGCCCGTTCTGGTGCTGCTCCTCGCTTCGTTCATCAGCAGTGTCGGAGTGCTGCTGTTCGCGCCCTACCTGGCCCTCTACCTGCACCGCGACGAGGGCCTGCCGGCCGGCCTGGCCGGGATCGTCCTCGGGCTGAGCTACTGGAGCACGCGGGCCGTCGGCCTGGTCGCCGGCGGCCTGGCCGACCGCTTCGGCCCGGTGCGGGTGATGGTGGCGGGCAACGCCGTGCGAGCGGTCGGGGTGCTGCTGCTGACCGGCACCAGCCCGCTGCAGATCACGCTGGCGGTGCTGCTCGTCGGCGGGGGAGCCGGGTTGTTCTTCCCGATCTCGAAGGCCTGCCTGCTGCGGCTGGTCGACTCCGAGTCGCAGCTCAAGGCCCTCGCCGCACGCAATGTCTGCGCCAACGCCGGGGTGGCGATCGGGCCGCTGGCCGGCATGGCGGTCTTCGCGCACGGGCCGGCGCTGCTGCTGGACGCCGCCGCGGTCGTCTTCGGCGGCCTCACCCTGGTGCTGCTGGTGGTGCCGGAAGGGCCCCGCAGGCCGGCGGGCGTCTCCTACTGGTCGTCGGTCGCGCGGGTGCTGGCCAGCCGGACGGTGATCGTCGCAGTGCTGGCCACCACCGTCCTCGGGGCGGCCATCGTCCAACTGGAGAGCGCGTTCCCGCTGCTGGCCGGCCAGGGCGCGCCCGCCACCGTCGGGATCCTCTTCCTGGTGAACGCCGGGATGGTGATCGTCGCGCAGCCCGCGCTGGTCAAGGCCGTTGCCCGGTTCTCGGCGCGCTCCTCGATGTCGGGCGGGCTGCTCTGCTTCGCCGTCAGCTTCGCCGTGGCGGCCGCCGCGGGCGGCCGGTGGCTGTGGCTCGCGGCGGCGGTGGTGGTCTTCAGTATCGCCGAGGTCTGGGTCAGCCTCTGGATCGACGACCTGGTCCGCCGGGAGGGCGCCGACAACGCCGCGACCATCTACGGCATCTCCGGCCTCGGCGATGCCTTCGGCGGCCTCGCCGGCGCCATGGTGGGCGGCGTCCTGGTGGCCGCCGACTCGGGCCTGGTCCCCGGCGTCCGCAACAGCTACTGGCTGCTCGGGGCCGCCGTGCTGGTGGCCATGGCGATCGGGCAACTGCTGCTGCCCAGGGACCAGTTGAAACATGGCCGGTCAGCGGAGGGCCGGTCGGCGGAGGACCGGTCGGCGGAGAGCCCTCCCAAGGAGAGCCCTCCCAAGGAGAGCCCTCCCAAGGAAAGCCCGCCCAAGGAAAGCCCGCCCAAGGAACTCCCGTCCGAACAGAGAGAGGCAAGCCTGTGA
- a CDS encoding SAM-dependent methyltransferase: MTITVVGIGYGSDTTAAVAEAIGAADVLIGHPVFLAAVDHLVRPGAECFDVLDQATPQEDVFAVRTRVAAERSAAGAQVVIVSGGDPGLLGMAGPALSNLERTGRADEIRAMRVLPGLSAWQYASAALGSPFNSGLAVLSLCLYGHTEEKITRQIAGVAASGLGIVGYMVRHNGEDHPELFPTDEPPAEISRRRFTLLRDELLKSRDPQTPAFLLTGLGGADGHQLATVPLKSALDLWEQAGPESIVCVPAEEYQQSSGLIWATT; encoded by the coding sequence GTGACGATCACAGTCGTGGGAATCGGCTACGGCTCGGACACCACCGCGGCCGTGGCCGAGGCGATCGGAGCGGCCGATGTCCTGATCGGACACCCGGTCTTCCTCGCGGCGGTGGACCACCTGGTCCGGCCCGGCGCCGAGTGCTTCGACGTGCTGGACCAGGCGACGCCACAGGAGGACGTCTTCGCCGTCCGGACCAGGGTCGCGGCCGAGCGGTCGGCGGCGGGGGCACAGGTGGTCATCGTCTCGGGCGGCGACCCGGGACTGCTCGGCATGGCAGGGCCCGCGCTCTCCAACCTGGAGCGCACCGGGCGGGCCGACGAGATCCGGGCGATGCGGGTGCTGCCCGGGCTGTCGGCCTGGCAGTACGCGTCCGCCGCGCTGGGCTCGCCGTTCAACTCGGGCCTGGCGGTGCTGTCCCTGTGCCTCTACGGCCACACCGAGGAGAAGATCACCCGGCAGATCGCCGGAGTCGCCGCCAGCGGCCTCGGCATCGTCGGCTACATGGTGCGGCACAACGGCGAGGACCACCCCGAGCTGTTCCCCACCGATGAGCCGCCCGCCGAGATCTCCCGCCGCCGTTTCACGCTGCTGCGCGACGAGTTGCTGAAGTCGCGCGATCCGCAGACCCCCGCCTTCCTGCTCACCGGCCTCGGCGGGGCCGACGGGCACCAGCTCGCGACCGTCCCGCTGAAGAGCGCGCTGGACCTGTGGGAGCAGGCCGGGCCGGAATCGATCGTCTGCGTCCCGGCCGAGGAGTACCAGCAGTCGTCCGGCCTCATCTGGGCCACCACCTGA
- a CDS encoding class I SAM-dependent methyltransferase — MKTSSLWGAPPSRYYSLLRKVAANAGVEHPTMAVLGCADGKFVLPAARRGFKVWAIDIDEVTLFGGVKKDTSGEVPVPGLANRVKAEGFEDSVEIVHGDFMAVRPDRTFDCVFTSGALQYSNNLDHTLAEMVDAVGDCVKPGGLLYIDYMLPYEEKYQGRPTCPEAPWWQEYFKSRPRWDVKYNRAMPPTLDKAHLDYPVDHYHQWGHVLARLTPGS, encoded by the coding sequence ATGAAGACTTCCAGCCTCTGGGGAGCCCCGCCCTCCCGCTACTACAGCCTGCTGCGCAAGGTGGCGGCAAACGCCGGCGTCGAGCACCCCACCATGGCGGTACTCGGCTGCGCAGACGGCAAGTTCGTGCTGCCGGCCGCCCGGCGCGGCTTCAAGGTGTGGGCCATCGACATCGACGAGGTCACGCTGTTCGGCGGCGTGAAGAAGGACACGTCCGGCGAGGTGCCGGTTCCCGGACTCGCGAACCGGGTCAAGGCCGAGGGGTTCGAGGACTCCGTCGAGATCGTGCACGGCGACTTCATGGCGGTGCGCCCCGACCGCACCTTCGACTGCGTCTTCACCAGCGGCGCGCTGCAGTACTCCAACAACCTCGACCACACCCTCGCCGAGATGGTCGACGCCGTCGGGGACTGCGTGAAGCCCGGCGGCCTGCTCTACATCGACTACATGCTGCCGTACGAGGAGAAGTACCAGGGGCGGCCCACCTGTCCGGAAGCGCCCTGGTGGCAGGAGTACTTCAAGAGCCGGCCCCGGTGGGACGTGAAGTACAACCGCGCGATGCCGCCCACCCTGGACAAGGCCCACCTCGACTACCCGGTGGACCACTACCACCAGTGGGGCCACGTCCTGGCCAGGCTCACCCCGGGGTCGTGA
- a CDS encoding YqcI/YcgG family protein — protein sequence MAALAPLIAGTQCPFAVRAQLRGAPEFNPRLSLRDNVEQSVAELVRFTRDAATELLDGFVLAFPVRYVGADLPDLGRLTRTLVEVLMAHDPVRPSRFHRAEVTGARWRLNFAGVDYFAPVFSPVYGSRHSRSTHGVTDTVFVLMQPDSSFHARLHPRGDRIRENIRSRFEQAECGYPLYQLEAHKFVLPHRVQDEPLRWYDIEIHEKERRTLPRHAQGTTRKSELHQVRRSRAHYSWC from the coding sequence GTGGCCGCGCTGGCGCCCCTGATCGCCGGCACCCAGTGCCCGTTCGCCGTGCGCGCCCAGCTGCGCGGCGCACCCGAGTTCAATCCGCGCCTGTCGTTACGCGATAACGTGGAGCAGTCCGTCGCGGAGCTGGTCCGGTTCACCCGGGACGCTGCGACGGAGCTGCTGGACGGGTTCGTGTTGGCGTTTCCGGTCCGTTATGTGGGAGCGGATCTGCCCGACCTCGGTCGGCTGACCAGAACGCTGGTGGAGGTTCTGATGGCTCATGACCCCGTCCGACCGAGCCGGTTCCACCGTGCGGAGGTCACCGGAGCGCGATGGCGCCTCAACTTCGCCGGCGTCGACTACTTCGCGCCCGTCTTCTCGCCGGTCTACGGCTCGCGGCACAGCAGGAGCACCCACGGCGTCACCGACACCGTGTTCGTCCTGATGCAGCCGGACAGTTCGTTCCACGCGCGGCTGCATCCCCGGGGCGACCGCATCAGGGAGAACATCCGCAGCAGGTTCGAGCAGGCAGAATGCGGCTATCCGCTCTACCAGTTGGAGGCGCACAAGTTCGTGCTGCCGCACCGCGTCCAGGACGAGCCGCTCCGCTGGTACGACATCGAGATCCATGAAAAGGAACGGAGAACACTGCCCCGTCATGCGCAGGGTACTACTCGCAAGTCAGAACTCCATCAAGTTCGAAGAAGTCGCGCACATTATTCCTGGTGTTGA
- a CDS encoding non-canonical purine NTP pyrophosphatase, whose product MRRVLLASQNSIKFEEVAHIIPGVERLAVELTEVQATDVRVVVEDKLDQVARLGFEEPVIVEDTGLHLEAWNGLPGALVKWFVTDLGVPRFQEIVAASGNARARATSAVGVIWGRERCSWTGDLDGRIVEGRGDLGGWTPMFEVADTGRTLAELPLADRLLWTMRREPLQHALKWLAERGYQA is encoded by the coding sequence ATGCGCAGGGTACTACTCGCAAGTCAGAACTCCATCAAGTTCGAAGAAGTCGCGCACATTATTCCTGGTGTTGAGCGACTGGCCGTCGAGCTGACGGAGGTCCAGGCGACGGACGTCCGGGTCGTCGTCGAGGACAAACTCGATCAGGTGGCCCGGCTCGGGTTCGAGGAGCCGGTCATCGTCGAGGACACCGGGCTGCACTTGGAGGCCTGGAACGGCCTGCCGGGCGCGTTGGTGAAGTGGTTCGTCACCGACCTCGGGGTGCCGCGGTTCCAGGAGATCGTCGCCGCCTCGGGGAACGCCCGGGCCCGCGCGACCAGCGCGGTCGGCGTCATCTGGGGCCGGGAGCGCTGCAGTTGGACCGGTGACCTGGACGGCAGGATCGTCGAAGGCCGCGGTGACCTCGGGGGCTGGACGCCGATGTTCGAGGTCGCCGACACCGGGCGGACGCTGGCCGAACTGCCGCTGGCCGACCGGCTGCTGTGGACCATGCGCCGCGAGCCGCTGCAGCATGCGCTCAAATGGCTCGCGGAGCGCGGATACCAGGCCTGA
- a CDS encoding LOG family protein, protein MNICVFLSAAIPDQKYIEPAREFARLLGRSGHTLVWGGSDVGLMKIVADEVESAGGKLSGVSVNFLAHVVRPGVDDMVITENLSERKTLLLEKADAVVVLVGGTGTLDEATDLLELRKHERSQKPLVFLNTDGFYDGLITQFRRMEAEGFLPLPLDRIVSFAQTPQEALDRAVAGD, encoded by the coding sequence ATGAATATCTGTGTATTTCTCTCGGCGGCAATTCCGGATCAGAAATACATCGAGCCCGCGCGGGAGTTCGCGCGGCTTCTCGGGCGGTCCGGCCACACCCTCGTCTGGGGCGGTTCCGACGTCGGACTGATGAAGATCGTCGCGGACGAAGTCGAGTCCGCCGGCGGCAAACTGTCGGGGGTGTCCGTCAACTTCCTGGCCCATGTGGTCCGTCCGGGCGTCGACGACATGGTGATCACCGAGAACCTCAGCGAGCGCAAGACGCTGCTGCTGGAGAAGGCCGATGCCGTGGTGGTCCTGGTGGGCGGGACGGGCACCCTCGACGAGGCCACCGACCTGCTCGAACTGCGCAAGCACGAACGGTCCCAGAAGCCGCTGGTCTTCCTGAACACCGACGGTTTCTACGACGGGCTGATCACCCAGTTCCGCCGGATGGAGGCGGAAGGCTTCCTCCCGCTCCCGCTCGATCGAATCGTCTCCTTCGCCCAGACACCGCAGGAGGCCCTGGACCGCGCGGTGGCGGGCGACTGA
- a CDS encoding GNAT family N-acetyltransferase, with protein MEIQPASGIADVEADWLAVADSLYALPNWLKTAETRDGGRRLYALSFDGGKATGALAAYPVHADSWVFNNPVALLTGGSAEFTAFLDAGEQDALQRAQEQLGAAADELFPTLASFLPSGYRPGVLRSPAADARTTEALLDHLEETAARDGQRTVAVMHVPEDDQELRGRLRARGYLPFVAVGDCELATPWRDFDGYLAALPSPRRNRVRREIRGFAESGAQLREGSIEAMGDRHAELHAGHLRRYGHRTGIADSLNLLKGMRENPTGRGRVLEAWRAGELVGFVVAYEFNGRLHPKMIGVAEGERAAFGYFNITYYGLIRLAVAEGLRAIGFGPEAYEAKALRGCALQRLVCHLRVPQSHRQVAAVAAEIIDRAQRRRLDSFQWAASR; from the coding sequence ATGGAGATCCAGCCGGCGAGCGGGATAGCCGACGTCGAAGCCGACTGGCTGGCGGTCGCGGACAGCCTCTACGCCCTGCCGAACTGGCTGAAGACCGCCGAGACCCGCGACGGGGGGCGGCGGCTCTATGCGCTCTCCTTTGACGGCGGCAAGGCGACCGGAGCGCTGGCGGCGTACCCCGTGCACGCCGACAGCTGGGTCTTCAACAACCCGGTCGCCCTGCTCACCGGGGGCTCGGCCGAGTTCACGGCCTTCCTCGACGCCGGCGAACAGGACGCGCTCCAGCGGGCCCAGGAGCAGCTCGGGGCCGCGGCCGACGAGCTGTTCCCCACGCTGGCGTCGTTCCTCCCCAGCGGCTACCGCCCCGGCGTCCTCCGCTCGCCCGCCGCGGACGCCAGGACCACCGAGGCGCTGCTCGACCACCTGGAGGAGACCGCGGCGCGCGACGGGCAGCGCACCGTGGCGGTGATGCACGTCCCCGAGGACGACCAGGAGCTGCGCGGCCGCCTGCGGGCCCGTGGCTACCTGCCGTTCGTCGCCGTCGGCGACTGCGAACTGGCCACGCCCTGGCGGGACTTCGACGGCTACCTGGCCGCCCTGCCCAGCCCGCGCCGCAACCGGGTGCGCCGGGAGATCCGCGGCTTCGCGGAGTCGGGCGCGCAACTGCGGGAGGGCTCCATCGAGGCGATGGGGGATCGCCACGCGGAACTCCACGCCGGCCATCTGCGCCGCTACGGCCACCGCACCGGCATCGCCGACTCGCTGAACCTGCTCAAGGGCATGCGGGAGAACCCCACCGGCCGGGGGCGAGTGCTGGAGGCCTGGCGCGCGGGCGAGTTGGTCGGCTTCGTGGTGGCCTATGAGTTCAACGGCCGGCTGCATCCCAAGATGATCGGTGTCGCCGAGGGCGAACGCGCCGCCTTCGGCTACTTCAACATCACCTACTACGGCCTGATCCGGCTCGCGGTGGCCGAGGGTCTGCGGGCGATCGGCTTCGGCCCGGAGGCCTACGAGGCGAAGGCGCTGCGCGGCTGCGCCCTCCAGCGGTTGGTGTGCCACCTGCGCGTCCCCCAGAGCCACCGCCAAGTGGCGGCTGTGGCAGCCGAGATCATCGATCGTGCCCAGCGTCGCCGACTGGACTCCTTCCAGTGGGCAGCTTCCCGCTGA